In Symmachiella dynata, the following are encoded in one genomic region:
- a CDS encoding phosphoglycerate dehydrogenase → MPRVMISPPLLYKKPGPYSERLEAAGFEVVYPESPGFTQQTTEADLVAAFQGISATLASGELYSPSLLEACPDLRVVSRVGVGYDQVNVPACTERKIAVSITPNANHECVAEHAFALMLDIARTVTQTDREMRSGQWKPHIMQNVRERTLGIIGLGRIGRSMAIRARAFRMNVIAAEQFPNAEFNAEHNIEIVSLDELLKRSDVISVHAPLTDETRGLINKETIAKMKPGVFFVNTARGGLVVEADLIPALESGHIAAAGLDVFEEEPTPADNPLLKLDNVVALPHIGGVDEKSLRDMADEAAANIVAMSKGTWPPTAIVNEADIRETWKWS, encoded by the coding sequence ATGCCCCGCGTGATGATTTCGCCGCCGTTGTTGTACAAAAAACCGGGTCCCTACTCCGAGCGGCTCGAAGCGGCCGGGTTTGAGGTCGTCTATCCTGAATCGCCTGGATTCACACAGCAAACTACCGAGGCCGATTTGGTTGCGGCGTTCCAAGGCATCAGTGCGACGCTGGCCAGCGGAGAGTTGTATTCGCCGTCGTTGCTCGAAGCTTGTCCCGACTTGCGTGTCGTCTCCCGCGTCGGGGTTGGTTACGACCAAGTGAACGTCCCGGCTTGCACCGAACGTAAAATCGCGGTCTCCATCACCCCCAACGCCAACCACGAATGCGTTGCCGAGCATGCCTTTGCTCTGATGCTGGATATTGCCCGCACGGTCACACAGACGGATCGCGAAATGCGCAGCGGACAGTGGAAGCCGCACATCATGCAGAACGTTCGCGAGCGGACGCTGGGCATTATCGGCCTGGGACGCATCGGCCGCAGTATGGCGATCCGCGCTCGCGCGTTTCGCATGAATGTCATCGCTGCCGAACAATTTCCCAATGCCGAATTCAATGCTGAGCACAACATCGAAATCGTGAGCCTGGACGAACTGCTCAAACGCTCCGACGTGATCTCCGTCCATGCCCCCCTGACCGACGAAACGCGCGGGCTGATCAACAAAGAGACGATCGCCAAAATGAAACCGGGCGTCTTTTTCGTCAACACCGCCCGTGGTGGACTGGTTGTTGAAGCGGACTTGATCCCCGCTCTCGAATCGGGACACATCGCCGCCGCCGGGTTGGATGTTTTTGAGGAAGAACCAACCCCGGCCGACAATCCGCTGCTCAAACTCGACAACGTCGTCGCCCTGCCCCACATCGGCGGCGTGGATGAAAAATCATTGCGAGACATGGCCGACGAAGCCGCCGCCAACATCGTCGCCATGTCCAAAGGGACTTGGCCCCCCACGGCAATTGTGAATGAAGCGGATATTCGTGAGACTTGGAAATGGTCTTAA
- a CDS encoding DUF1559 domain-containing protein — translation MNVREFPFRRWIPVLVVGGVLLLVIGLLLPAVQRARTQARKTQSVNRLKNIGLGVHNCYNGREVFPSGGVIRDDGVAMHGWLSEVYLRTVHGIFEVNFHRPWDDLENDPWVRQRIDWFENPAISQQLSHDGYGLTHYMGNPNVFHRNSSVTFEDLTAGLSHTWLAGEVTGNFHPWAYPFNWRALGERLNDEPNGFGRPTEDGAYFVLADGGVKFFGNAMGEEVLRNLANAPPIATPEQTVIPTTRVESETCNWKYEEIDLQPASADGVSFAKVWIDGAGTPQTVSLICRTGDWNLIRGSGCRLMTEQEFQRLHDKYPGIRKLYGLHGIDDASAQMIAQFEDLEFLETKRIQLSATGLQALQKLSQLKIMRVRSWHRTAGEELRAALPDCEIRGAGQLPDDVQPFDWLKW, via the coding sequence ATGAACGTGCGAGAATTCCCGTTCCGACGCTGGATCCCCGTGCTGGTGGTCGGTGGGGTGTTGCTGCTCGTGATTGGGCTGTTGCTTCCGGCGGTCCAACGTGCGCGGACCCAAGCCAGGAAAACCCAATCGGTGAATCGTCTCAAGAACATCGGACTGGGCGTCCACAATTGCTATAACGGGCGAGAAGTATTTCCTAGTGGTGGCGTGATTCGCGACGATGGCGTGGCGATGCACGGGTGGTTATCGGAGGTCTACCTCCGTACGGTCCATGGTATATTTGAAGTGAATTTCCATCGTCCTTGGGATGATCTTGAAAACGACCCTTGGGTGCGGCAGCGGATTGATTGGTTTGAAAATCCCGCCATCTCTCAACAGCTCTCGCACGACGGTTACGGACTGACGCATTACATGGGAAATCCCAATGTCTTCCACCGCAATAGCAGCGTGACATTCGAAGACCTGACCGCTGGGCTGTCGCACACCTGGTTGGCGGGCGAGGTGACCGGCAACTTTCACCCGTGGGCGTATCCGTTCAATTGGCGAGCCTTAGGAGAGCGTCTCAATGACGAGCCGAACGGCTTTGGCCGCCCGACAGAAGACGGGGCCTACTTCGTGTTAGCCGACGGAGGTGTGAAGTTCTTCGGAAATGCCATGGGTGAAGAAGTACTGCGAAATCTGGCAAATGCTCCGCCCATAGCGACGCCGGAGCAGACAGTGATTCCGACAACGCGCGTGGAATCTGAAACCTGCAACTGGAAGTACGAGGAAATCGATTTACAACCGGCTAGCGCAGACGGCGTGTCGTTTGCCAAGGTCTGGATCGATGGAGCCGGGACGCCGCAAACGGTTTCGCTTATATGCCGCACTGGAGATTGGAATTTAATCAGAGGGTCAGGATGTCGCCTAATGACCGAACAAGAATTCCAACGCCTTCACGACAAATACCCCGGCATCCGAAAACTGTACGGACTGCATGGGATTGACGATGCGTCTGCGCAGATGATTGCGCAGTTTGAGGATTTGGAATTTCTGGAGACTAAGAGAATTCAACTCTCGGCAACCGGATTGCAGGCTTTGCAAAAATTGTCGCAGCTAAAAATCATGCGCGTTCGAAGCTGGCATCGCACTGCCGGCGAAGAACTCAGAGCGGCGCTGCCCGATTGCGAAATCCGCGGTGCCGGACAACTCCCCGACGACGTGCAGCCTTTTGATTGGTTGAAATGGTGA
- a CDS encoding aspartate aminotransferase family protein → MTDIYQRGAAVLPGGVCSSTRFNQAWGKPVYATRSKGARFWDVEGGEFLDMSMSHGATLLGHAPECLRRVFEQTWEAGVLCSLDTEHHIELAERLCEIVPCGERVRFTGSGSEATLHALRLCRAVSGRDKIIRFRGHFHGYHEFTFIGGHPPAGQLEASPPYRESAGIPEAMAELIVPVEYNNPAALEAAIAEHRGDVGTIVIEPVDFNCGCILPEPGFLELARRLADENNMILFFDEIQSFAKKSPGGAQQDFGVTPDICTIGKSLGAGLPLSAIAGKAELMDRYKPIGDVAHSGTFNAPLPSILAGLAFVETVTTSEFWQHINTLGERLFAGLAEISQRSPVPVRFQHHGSRFGMIFGTREPVINYRQSLVHDPQTMLQFCRETTERGVYFHDYGGGSCHHGFSLAHDADDIDRVLNVVDDSLAAMGS, encoded by the coding sequence TGGGATGTTGAGGGGGGGGAGTTTCTCGATATGTCGATGAGCCACGGTGCTACGCTATTGGGGCATGCGCCGGAGTGTTTGCGACGGGTGTTTGAACAAACCTGGGAGGCGGGTGTCCTGTGTAGCCTGGATACCGAACATCACATCGAACTGGCTGAGCGTCTGTGCGAAATCGTCCCCTGCGGCGAACGTGTTCGCTTTACCGGATCAGGGTCCGAAGCGACGTTGCATGCGTTGCGGCTGTGTCGTGCGGTGAGCGGGCGGGATAAGATCATTCGTTTTCGCGGGCATTTTCACGGGTATCACGAATTCACATTTATCGGCGGGCACCCGCCGGCGGGGCAATTGGAGGCGTCGCCGCCGTATCGTGAAAGCGCGGGCATTCCGGAGGCGATGGCGGAGTTGATCGTGCCGGTCGAATACAACAATCCCGCGGCGCTCGAAGCGGCGATTGCCGAGCATCGCGGCGATGTGGGGACGATCGTGATTGAACCGGTCGATTTCAATTGCGGCTGCATTCTACCCGAACCAGGATTTCTGGAATTAGCGCGGCGGTTGGCGGATGAGAATAACATGATTTTGTTTTTCGACGAGATCCAATCGTTTGCCAAAAAGAGTCCCGGCGGCGCGCAACAAGATTTTGGGGTGACGCCCGATATCTGCACGATCGGCAAATCGCTCGGCGCCGGCCTGCCGCTCTCGGCAATCGCAGGCAAAGCGGAGTTGATGGACCGTTATAAACCGATCGGCGATGTCGCCCACAGCGGGACATTCAATGCGCCGTTACCGTCGATCTTAGCGGGGTTGGCGTTTGTGGAGACCGTAACCACGTCGGAGTTTTGGCAGCACATCAATACGCTAGGCGAACGGCTGTTTGCCGGTTTGGCGGAGATTTCACAGCGTAGCCCGGTGCCGGTGCGGTTCCAACATCACGGCAGCCGCTTCGGCATGATCTTCGGCACGCGGGAACCGGTCATCAACTACCGGCAAAGCCTCGTCCACGATCCGCAGACGATGCTGCAATTCTGCCGCGAAACGACAGAGCGTGGCGTCTACTTCCACGACTACGGCGGCGGCTCATGCCATCACGGATTTAGCTTGGCGCACGACGCGGATGATATCGACCGCGTGCTGAACGTGGTAGACGACTCGTTGGCAGCGATGGGCAGCTAA
- a CDS encoding lysoplasmalogenase, with amino-acid sequence MVADIPEPTHSAHRKVGDGGPFVVWLVWGALLCGGLLAGNLPLDDASGWSEWGRLGSSVLLVVAAWLFFLRGRATAASRYLLLIAIGMTLGALGDFFMAGRLQTLIKLPNPALGGIAAFGLGHAAYIAACLDAHKRAGLKSRAARWEALLIWQLIGLVGWYFIVYPTEVDRLQLLRWPALVYTLLLACTAGMAMSLAVQDRRFSLLTIGAALFLLSDLILAWGMFHGSFPYSREAVWIPYGGGQMLIVYATTTARAALCGTKQ; translated from the coding sequence ATGGTGGCCGACATTCCAGAACCGACCCATTCCGCACACCGTAAAGTCGGCGATGGCGGGCCGTTTGTAGTTTGGTTGGTTTGGGGGGCTCTGTTGTGCGGCGGGCTGCTTGCTGGAAATCTGCCGCTCGATGACGCAAGTGGCTGGAGCGAATGGGGGCGGCTCGGTTCTTCTGTTCTGCTCGTGGTCGCTGCCTGGTTGTTTTTCCTACGGGGGCGGGCGACGGCAGCTTCGCGGTACCTGCTGCTCATTGCCATTGGTATGACGCTGGGGGCCCTCGGTGATTTTTTTATGGCGGGCCGCTTACAAACACTCATCAAACTACCCAACCCCGCGTTAGGCGGCATCGCCGCTTTTGGACTGGGACATGCCGCCTACATCGCCGCTTGCCTCGACGCTCACAAGCGGGCCGGCCTGAAATCCCGCGCGGCCAGATGGGAGGCCCTGCTGATCTGGCAATTGATCGGACTGGTGGGCTGGTATTTCATCGTCTACCCCACTGAAGTCGACCGCCTGCAATTGCTGCGCTGGCCCGCCCTGGTTTATACGCTGCTACTCGCCTGCACGGCCGGTATGGCGATGTCGCTGGCCGTACAAGACCGTCGTTTCTCCCTCCTGACCATCGGAGCCGCACTGTTTCTGCTCAGTGATCTGATTCTGGCCTGGGGCATGTTCCACGGTTCGTTTCCGTATTCGCGCGAGGCGGTTTGGATCCCCTATGGCGGCGGACAAATGCTGATTGTCTATGCGACCACAACAGCCCGTGCGGCGCTGTGTGGGACAAAGCAATAA
- the cls gene encoding cardiolipin synthase, protein MTESSLVTLLWTGLLFLVHVGVAARAILRPHRDPAARVAWIVVIFSLPVIGIIAYLLLGETNIGRRRVARMREVLAQMPNVSATATTESTSLRSEIPECYAHLFRIGSTVNGFEPVGGNRGELMQDSNATIKSMIADIDAAKDHVHLIFYIWLTDNNGLAVVEALKRAAARGVTCRAMADGLGSRTMIDSEHWKAMQAAGVRVAVALPIGNPFLRPLKGRIDLRNHRKILVIDNRLTYCGSQNCADPEFRVKAKYAPWVDAMIRFEGPIVRQNQYLFASDWMAHVDEDINDLLRQPLPPLENGLAAQVIGTGPTVRYEAMPQVFETLMYAARRELVISTPYYVPDEAMQAALCASARRGVETTIIFPAKNDSFIVGAASRSYYADLLAAGVRIFEYEGGLLHTKSLTLDGEITLIGSANMDRRSFDLNYENNILFYDQSLTADVRQRQATYLAHSHPVTSDMVANWPIRHRLWNNTIAMLGPVL, encoded by the coding sequence ATGACTGAATCTTCCCTCGTCACACTCCTCTGGACGGGCCTACTTTTCTTGGTGCATGTCGGTGTTGCTGCACGTGCAATATTACGTCCGCACCGCGACCCAGCGGCGCGTGTGGCTTGGATTGTGGTGATTTTCTCGCTGCCCGTGATCGGCATTATCGCTTACCTTCTACTCGGCGAGACAAACATTGGCCGCCGCCGCGTGGCGCGGATGCGCGAAGTGCTGGCTCAGATGCCAAACGTCTCAGCCACGGCTACGACGGAAAGCACGAGTCTGCGGTCGGAGATCCCCGAGTGTTATGCGCACCTCTTCCGCATCGGATCTACGGTCAATGGATTTGAGCCGGTGGGGGGCAACCGTGGTGAGTTGATGCAGGATTCCAATGCGACGATCAAATCCATGATTGCCGACATCGATGCTGCCAAAGACCACGTGCATCTGATCTTTTATATCTGGCTCACGGACAACAACGGACTCGCGGTGGTCGAAGCACTAAAACGGGCCGCGGCGCGGGGAGTGACTTGTCGGGCAATGGCGGATGGGCTCGGTTCGCGCACGATGATCGACTCGGAACACTGGAAGGCCATGCAAGCTGCCGGCGTCCGTGTTGCCGTCGCTCTTCCCATCGGAAACCCCTTTCTGCGTCCGCTCAAAGGGCGGATCGATCTGCGCAATCACCGCAAAATTTTGGTAATCGATAATCGCCTTACGTATTGCGGAAGCCAAAACTGTGCGGATCCCGAATTTCGTGTGAAGGCGAAGTACGCGCCCTGGGTCGATGCAATGATCCGCTTCGAAGGTCCGATTGTCCGACAAAACCAATACCTGTTTGCCAGTGACTGGATGGCGCACGTCGACGAGGACATCAACGACCTACTACGGCAACCGCTTCCGCCGCTCGAAAATGGTTTGGCGGCTCAAGTGATCGGCACCGGTCCGACAGTACGCTACGAAGCCATGCCGCAGGTGTTTGAAACACTGATGTATGCAGCACGACGCGAGCTGGTTATTTCAACCCCCTACTACGTGCCGGACGAAGCGATGCAGGCGGCACTTTGTGCTAGTGCCCGCCGCGGGGTGGAGACCACGATCATCTTTCCTGCCAAGAACGACTCCTTCATCGTAGGAGCTGCGAGCCGTAGTTATTACGCAGACCTGCTGGCGGCGGGAGTGCGGATTTTTGAATACGAAGGCGGCCTGCTGCACACCAAGTCCTTAACGCTGGACGGAGAGATCACGCTGATCGGATCCGCCAATATGGACCGCCGTAGTTTTGATCTGAACTACGAAAACAATATTCTCTTCTACGACCAGAGTTTGACCGCCGACGTCCGCCAACGGCAAGCGACCTACCTCGCACATTCCCACCCCGTGACATCCGACATGGTCGCCAATTGGCCCATCCGCCATCGCCTGTGGAACAACACCATCGCCATGCTCGGCCCGGTGCTTTGA